In a single window of the Mauremys reevesii isolate NIE-2019 linkage group 3, ASM1616193v1, whole genome shotgun sequence genome:
- the PDIA6 gene encoding protein disulfide-isomerase A6 encodes MGMFGTSRLLLGAVSCTFFLAANSLYSSNDDVIELTPTNFNKEVIQSDSLWLVEFYAPWCGHCQRLTPEWKKAATALKGVVKVGAVDADKHQSLGGQYGVRGFPTIKIFGSNKNKAEDYQGGRTSDAIVDAALSALRSLVKDRLSGRSGGYSSGKQSSRESGGGDKKDVIELTDDSFDKNVVNSDDVWLVEFYAPWCGHCKNLEPEWAAAATEVNEQTKGKVKLAAVDATVNQMLASRYGIRGFPTIKIFQKGEDPVDYDGGRTRSDIVARALDLFSESAPPPELLEIIDENVVKSTCDAHQLCVIAVLPHILDTGAAGRNSYLEVMLKMADKYKKKMWGWLWTEAGAQSELENSLGIGGFGYPAMAAVNARKMKFALLKGSFSEQGINEFLRELSFGRGSTAPVGGGGFPKINTVEPWDGKDGELPVEDDIDLSDVDLEDWDKDEL; translated from the exons ATGGGGATGTTCGGCACGAGCCGCCTCTTGCTCG GAGCTGTGAGCTGCACATTCTTCCTGGCAGCTAACAGCCTATATTCATCCAATGATGATGTGATAGAGCTAACACCAACAAACTTCAACAAGGAAGTCATTCAGAGTGACAGTTTATGGCTGGTAGAATTCTACGCACCATG gTGTGGTCACTGTCAAAGACTAACTCCTGAATGGAAGAAAGCAGCGACAGCATTAAAA ggTGTTGTGAAAGTCGGTGCAGTTGATGCAGATAAGCATCAGTCCCTAGGTGGTCAGTATGGTGTTCGAGGATTTCCAACTATCAAGATATTTGGATCCAACAAGAACAAAGCAGAAGATTACCAGG GTGGCAGAACAAGTGACGCGATTGTTGATGCTGCTTTAAGTGCTCTTCGATCACTGGTAAAGGATCGTCTTAGTGGCAGAAGTGGAGGATATAGTTCTGGAAAGCAG AGTAGCCGAGAAAGTGGAGGCGGGGATAAGAAGGATGTGATTGAACTGACTGACGACAGCTTTGATAAGAATGTTGTGAATAGTGATGACGTTTGGCTGGTAGAGTTTTATGCCCCATGGTGTGGACACTGCAAAAA TCTGGAGCCAGAATGGGCAGCTGCTGCCACAGAAGTGAACGAACAAACCAAGGGAAAAGTAAAACTGGCGGCTGTAGATGCTACAGTGAATCAGATGTTAGCCAGCCGGTATGGG ATCCGTGGATTTCCCACAATCAAGATCTTTCAGAAAGGGGAAGACCCTGTTGATTATGATGGTGGAAGAACAAGATCGGATATAGTTGCTCGCGCTCTGGATCTTTTTTCTGAAAGTGCCCCACCACCTGAGCTTCTAGAG attattgatgaaaatgttgTGAAGAGTACCTGTGATGCCCACCAGCTCTGTGTCATTGCTGTGTTGCCCCATATTCTTGATACAG GAGCTGCAGGTAGAAATTCCTACTTGGAAGTCATGTTAAAAATGGCAGAcaaatacaaaaagaaaatgtGGGG gtggCTGTGGACGGAGGCTGGAGCTCAGTCTGAGCTTGAAAACTCACTGGGAATTGGAGGATTTGGGTACCCAGCGATGGCAGCAGTTAATGCACGGAAGATGAAATTTGCCCTCCTGAAAGGATCTTTCAGTGAACAGGGGATTAATGAGTTTCTCAG GGAGCTCTCCTTTGGTCGTGGATCTACTGCACCAGTAGGTGGTGGGGGTTTCCCTAAAATTAACACAGTCGAGCCGTGGGATGGCAAAGATGGTGAG CTTCCAGTTGAAGATGACATTGATCTCAGTGATGTGGATCTTGAAGACTGGGATAAAGACGAATTGTGA